From a single Geitlerinema sp. PCC 9228 genomic region:
- a CDS encoding TerB family tellurite resistance protein, which produces MSFLVAFVTTWVLPGLSLVFSFIVPLIGSLLGFAVSRIPKIPTYIKLLRLIYGDSASESQVRKYVTASLLMVGSIVTFLTWSVFPSLAVPVVGPILNAIAAILALVVILTSLELIFSYNQGYYQQKLRQAAPEIVDDTLEDIQELSKIFGKSWKKLLKKIEEVLLKINQNLEKELEKHPEAKANFSKFLEKSLQGLLSYIGQTEIQPASLQDQKIEEFKQKATDALSPWAKVSGSLAEGGVAGGLTAIGGHAAAGATFAQAGFWTSVQGALGLSSGIAVGATTFSLLTVAAPIGLGVAAGLGVSKGALYLRTTAERRKMSGFMGDILISALPMAWVDGVLTPGKRHVFDCLLADPLMLQRDRDRVYQRIDQPVSFDESLTTDLMFDEPSRQVSDVKSEKEQLKQRYLLCVAWEVAQADGSISQPAIDLHNRMARVFKIPETEVRELRRLMVSKPLGTPVSLLK; this is translated from the coding sequence ATGAGTTTTCTCGTCGCATTTGTTACAACTTGGGTGTTGCCTGGCTTGAGCTTGGTCTTTAGTTTTATTGTTCCCCTCATTGGTTCGCTCTTGGGATTTGCCGTATCCCGAATTCCCAAAATCCCCACTTATATTAAGTTGTTGCGTTTGATCTACGGAGATTCTGCTTCCGAGTCTCAGGTACGCAAATATGTTACCGCTTCTCTGTTGATGGTGGGTAGCATTGTCACGTTTCTGACCTGGTCGGTGTTTCCCTCCCTTGCCGTTCCTGTGGTAGGACCGATTCTCAATGCGATCGCGGCCATTTTGGCACTTGTGGTTATTTTAACCTCTCTAGAACTAATTTTTAGCTACAACCAAGGGTACTACCAGCAAAAACTGCGACAGGCAGCGCCAGAAATAGTGGATGATACCCTCGAAGACATCCAAGAACTATCCAAGATTTTTGGTAAATCCTGGAAAAAGCTGCTGAAAAAGATTGAGGAGGTTTTGCTTAAAATCAATCAAAACCTAGAGAAAGAACTAGAAAAACATCCAGAAGCCAAAGCAAATTTCAGCAAATTCCTAGAGAAAAGCCTCCAGGGTCTGCTTTCCTATATCGGTCAAACCGAGATTCAACCGGCCTCTTTGCAAGACCAAAAAATAGAAGAATTCAAACAGAAAGCCACAGATGCTTTGTCACCCTGGGCAAAAGTAAGTGGCAGTTTGGCTGAAGGAGGAGTAGCTGGCGGACTTACTGCGATTGGCGGTCACGCAGCAGCTGGTGCCACTTTTGCTCAAGCTGGGTTTTGGACATCCGTACAAGGTGCTTTGGGACTATCCAGCGGTATTGCTGTAGGCGCTACAACTTTTTCCTTACTGACGGTTGCTGCCCCCATTGGCTTGGGTGTAGCAGCTGGCTTGGGGGTTTCCAAGGGCGCTTTGTACTTACGAACCACAGCGGAAAGGCGCAAAATGAGTGGTTTTATGGGAGATATTCTCATATCGGCCTTGCCCATGGCTTGGGTCGATGGTGTTTTGACGCCCGGCAAGCGCCACGTATTTGATTGTTTGCTAGCCGATCCGCTGATGCTACAGCGCGATCGCGATCGGGTTTATCAAAGAATCGACCAACCAGTCAGTTTTGACGAAAGCCTCACCACCGACTTAATGTTTGACGAACCGAGCCGTCAAGTCAGCGATGTCAAAAGCGAAAAAGAACAACTTAAACAACGGTATCTCCTTTGCGTCGCTTGGGAAGTTGCCCAGGCAGATGGTAGCATTTCCCAGCCTGCCATCGACCTGCACAATCGCATGGCGCGAGTTTTTAAAATTCCCGAAACCGAAGTTCGAGAACTCCGCCGCTTGATGGTATCAAAACCGTTAGGAACTCCTGTATCGCTTCTAAAATAA
- a CDS encoding Ycf66 family protein yields the protein MLAYLLAIALGLTSLAAYLAAFFFPQLHRKPDFIWSGVGLFYAVVLWFAAGQMTGTVLLGQTAAIALIGWLGWQIVVLRRQLSMVPETASTSQTEETTTTSSQTETETQTLTESETPTVEDTKSEKTAPETSLQPETTQIQTETTPTPETSTEQTTTETESAAETPATEVSPEVEAEPVTETTSESAAESEATAETATETPEETTSES from the coding sequence ATGTTGGCTTATCTTCTGGCGATCGCGTTAGGTTTGACAAGTTTGGCAGCCTATCTGGCAGCTTTCTTTTTCCCCCAACTCCACCGCAAGCCGGATTTTATCTGGAGTGGTGTGGGATTGTTTTATGCTGTGGTTTTGTGGTTTGCTGCCGGTCAAATGACGGGTACAGTATTATTGGGACAAACGGCAGCAATTGCTTTGATTGGCTGGTTGGGTTGGCAAATTGTGGTTCTCAGAAGGCAGCTGAGTATGGTTCCCGAAACCGCATCCACTTCCCAAACTGAGGAAACCACAACTACCTCTTCCCAGACGGAAACAGAAACGCAGACGCTAACGGAATCCGAAACCCCAACTGTAGAAGACACGAAATCAGAAAAGACGGCGCCAGAAACCAGTTTGCAACCGGAAACCACCCAGATTCAAACCGAAACCACTCCCACCCCAGAAACTTCTACCGAACAAACCACTACTGAGACAGAATCGGCGGCAGAAACGCCAGCAACAGAAGTGTCTCCAGAAGTAGAGGCAGAACCAGTAACGGAAACGACTAGCGAGTCGGCGGCTGAGTCGGAAGCGACGGCAGAAACAGCAACGGAAACACCAGAAGAAACGACTAGCGAGTCG
- the gndA gene encoding NADP-dependent phosphogluconate dehydrogenase produces MSQQQFGLIGLAVMGENLALNVESRGYSVAVYNRTQAKTDAFMENRAQGKQVKPTYSLEEFVGSLERPRKILIMVKAGSPVDKVIEQLKPLLEPGDMIIDGGNSLYEDTERRVNELEAENLRFIGMGVSGGEEGALHGPSLMPGGSKAAYEAIEPIVTKIAAQVDDGPCVTYIGPRGSGHYVKMVHNGIEYGDMQLIAEAYDLLKNGAGLNYQQLHEVFQEWNQTEELNSFLIEITADIFTKMDPETKEPLVEKILDAAGQKGTGRWTVVNALEMGIPIPTITAAVNARITSSFKEERVAAAKELSDATGKYEGNVKEFTNKVRDALYCSKICSYAQGMALLAAASKEFEYNLNLSETARIWKGGCIIRAGFLDKIKRAYQDNPDLPNLLLAPEFKETILQRQQAWRDVLATANQLGIPVPAFSASLDYFDSYRRARLPQNLTQAQRDYFGAHTYQRVDKEGTFHTDWMKL; encoded by the coding sequence ATGTCCCAGCAACAATTTGGTCTGATTGGCCTAGCCGTTATGGGGGAAAACCTGGCTTTAAACGTAGAAAGTCGCGGTTATTCTGTAGCCGTGTACAATCGTACCCAGGCCAAAACCGACGCTTTCATGGAAAATCGCGCCCAAGGCAAGCAAGTCAAACCCACCTATTCCCTCGAAGAATTTGTGGGGTCTTTGGAACGTCCGCGCAAAATCCTAATCATGGTGAAAGCGGGTTCTCCGGTGGATAAAGTCATCGAACAACTCAAACCTCTGCTAGAACCTGGCGATATGATTATCGACGGCGGCAACTCCCTCTACGAGGATACGGAACGTCGCGTTAACGAGTTAGAAGCCGAAAACCTACGATTTATCGGCATGGGCGTAAGTGGTGGCGAAGAAGGTGCCTTACACGGCCCTAGCTTGATGCCTGGGGGAAGCAAAGCAGCTTACGAGGCTATTGAACCCATTGTAACCAAAATTGCTGCCCAAGTAGATGACGGACCCTGCGTTACTTATATTGGACCCCGTGGTTCCGGTCATTACGTGAAAATGGTTCACAATGGCATTGAGTATGGGGATATGCAGTTAATTGCCGAAGCCTACGATTTGCTGAAAAATGGCGCGGGGTTGAACTACCAACAACTCCACGAGGTGTTCCAAGAGTGGAACCAAACGGAAGAATTAAATTCGTTTTTGATTGAAATTACGGCGGATATTTTTACGAAAATGGACCCGGAAACCAAAGAACCTTTGGTGGAGAAAATTTTGGATGCTGCCGGTCAAAAAGGAACGGGTCGTTGGACGGTGGTGAATGCTTTGGAAATGGGGATTCCTATTCCTACTATTACGGCGGCGGTGAATGCACGCATTACGTCTTCTTTTAAGGAAGAACGAGTGGCAGCGGCGAAGGAACTATCGGATGCAACCGGAAAATACGAAGGCAATGTGAAGGAATTTACCAACAAGGTCCGGGATGCTTTGTACTGTTCTAAAATTTGTTCTTATGCCCAAGGAATGGCTTTGTTGGCGGCTGCTTCTAAGGAGTTTGAATATAATCTCAATCTCAGCGAAACGGCAAGGATTTGGAAAGGTGGTTGTATTATTCGGGCGGGATTTTTGGATAAGATTAAACGCGCCTATCAAGACAATCCCGATTTGCCGAATTTGTTGCTAGCGCCGGAATTTAAAGAAACTATTCTGCAGCGCCAGCAGGCTTGGCGGGATGTACTGGCAACGGCAAATCAATTGGGAATTCCAGTGCCGGCTTTTAGTGCTTCTTTGGATTATTTTGATAGTTACCGACGTGCGAGGTTGCCGCAAAATCTCACCCAGGCGCAACGGGATTATTTTGGTGCCCATACCTACCAAAGAGTGGATAAAGAGGGAACGTTCCATACGGATTGGATGAAATTGTAA
- a CDS encoding NfeD family protein yields the protein MLVYIVCFVVGGIFVALSAFGGLEGFDFDFDMDADADADFDADTDVDDVDFGTHAGKNSENQNRRLFAPQKRRRFWLPFFSFKFWTFAVCFFGLTGIILELLEPNMARWLVNTIAVAIGVVCGSMMAWSLRILGGNQTNSVVHSDDLVGLVGRVEIPFDANSRGKIRLNVKGSMVDYSAYTEESAGFQRGDQVLVVGMENNRVWVVTVDTLEGNKNPLQNNP from the coding sequence ATGCTTGTATATATCGTTTGTTTTGTCGTTGGTGGCATCTTTGTTGCGCTATCTGCCTTTGGTGGCTTGGAAGGCTTCGACTTCGATTTTGACATGGATGCCGATGCCGATGCCGATTTCGATGCCGATACCGATGTAGACGACGTGGATTTTGGCACCCATGCCGGCAAAAATTCTGAAAATCAAAACCGCCGTTTGTTTGCCCCCCAAAAACGCCGTCGTTTTTGGTTGCCTTTCTTCAGTTTTAAATTTTGGACGTTTGCTGTTTGTTTCTTTGGCTTAACGGGGATTATTTTAGAACTTTTAGAACCCAATATGGCACGCTGGTTGGTTAACACCATTGCCGTTGCCATTGGCGTTGTTTGCGGTTCCATGATGGCTTGGTCGCTGCGCATTTTAGGCGGCAACCAAACCAACAGTGTGGTGCATTCCGACGATTTGGTGGGATTGGTCGGCAGGGTAGAAATTCCCTTTGACGCCAACAGCCGCGGCAAAATTCGGCTGAATGTCAAAGGGTCGATGGTGGATTATTCCGCTTATACCGAAGAGTCTGCTGGCTTCCAACGCGGCGACCAAGTGTTGGTTGTGGGTATGGAAAATAACCGCGTTTGGGTCGTTACTGTCGATACGTTGGAAGGCAATAAAAATCCTTTACAAAATAACCCCTGA
- a CDS encoding SPFH domain-containing protein: MKNFWRNETQVTKVEVAEVLPAKPLLAQTNNSQSAAGSVAIAILIFAAIVTVWLVNAVVQICDPNKILIISGRKYKREDGQTVGYRVIDGGRTWHIPILETVKTMDLTTMPVSIEVTNAYAKGGTPLNIQAIANVKISRDWSLVGNAIERFLERDRQEIARVARETLEGNLRGVVATLTPEQLNEDRLQFAERISNDVSNDLAKLGLQLDTLKIQSVSDEVDYLNSIGRRQIANIIRDAEIAESNAIAEAEQVESDCNRQSEVAQTQSRTSVQEKENELRRIKAEVEKQARIEEERTQNAAEEARARAQQELQAARSELEQARLEVEQVLPAQAQQQAQELQAKGEAAKLAENAKASAQINEMLAQVWQETGVDASQLFLVQQMETILREAGKVPGRLHMKRVDVIDNGDGKAIASLLNAYPEMVRQFLEQSEKTLGIQLSGIPASQTNKAQNNGNKAEESEPS, translated from the coding sequence ATGAAAAATTTTTGGAGAAATGAAACTCAAGTAACCAAGGTAGAGGTGGCGGAAGTTTTGCCGGCAAAACCTCTGCTGGCGCAAACCAACAACAGTCAGTCAGCTGCTGGCAGCGTCGCGATCGCGATTTTAATTTTTGCTGCCATCGTTACCGTGTGGTTGGTCAATGCAGTAGTCCAAATTTGCGATCCCAATAAAATTTTAATTATCTCCGGTCGCAAATACAAACGCGAAGACGGCCAAACTGTCGGTTATCGGGTGATTGACGGTGGTCGCACTTGGCACATTCCCATTTTGGAAACCGTGAAAACCATGGATTTGACCACCATGCCAGTTTCCATCGAAGTGACCAACGCCTATGCCAAAGGGGGAACACCGCTGAACATTCAAGCGATCGCCAACGTCAAAATTTCTCGGGATTGGTCTTTGGTAGGTAATGCCATCGAACGATTTTTAGAACGCGATCGTCAAGAAATTGCCCGCGTTGCTAGGGAAACCCTAGAGGGAAATCTGCGAGGCGTCGTTGCTACCCTCACCCCCGAACAACTCAACGAAGACCGGTTGCAATTTGCCGAACGCATTTCCAACGACGTCAGCAACGACCTCGCCAAACTCGGCTTGCAGCTAGATACCCTGAAAATTCAAAGCGTTTCCGACGAAGTGGATTACCTCAACTCCATCGGTCGGCGTCAAATTGCCAACATCATCCGCGATGCGGAAATTGCCGAATCCAACGCCATTGCCGAAGCGGAACAGGTAGAATCCGACTGCAACCGCCAATCGGAAGTGGCACAAACCCAAAGCCGTACCTCCGTACAAGAAAAAGAAAACGAACTGCGACGCATTAAAGCAGAAGTAGAAAAACAAGCACGCATTGAAGAAGAACGCACGCAAAATGCGGCTGAAGAAGCCAGAGCCCGAGCACAACAGGAACTTCAGGCAGCGCGCTCGGAACTAGAGCAAGCACGTTTGGAAGTCGAACAAGTATTGCCCGCCCAAGCGCAGCAACAAGCACAAGAATTGCAAGCCAAAGGAGAAGCTGCCAAACTGGCGGAAAACGCTAAAGCATCTGCTCAAATCAACGAAATGCTAGCACAAGTCTGGCAAGAAACTGGCGTCGATGCGTCCCAACTGTTTCTGGTGCAACAAATGGAAACCATTTTGCGGGAAGCGGGCAAAGTTCCCGGTCGCCTACACATGAAGCGTGTGGATGTAATCGACAACGGCGATGGCAAAGCGATCGCTTCCCTCCTAAACGCCTATCCCGAAATGGTGCGCCAATTCTTAGAACAATCGGAAAAAACCTTAGGCATTCAACTATCAGGGATTCCCGCATCGCAAACAAATAAAGCACAAAACAACGGCAATAAAGCAGAGGAGTCGGAACCGTCATGA
- a CDS encoding SPFH domain-containing protein has translation MNLFFLVLLILFGASGSIVLVIKNLYYICQPSEILIFAGTRHSIAERQRIGYRLVKGGSSIRKPLLEKVFRMELTNMIIELKVTNAYSKGGIPLKVDGVANIKVAGEEPTIHNAIERLLDKSREEIEKIAQETLEGNLRGVLASLTPEQVNEDKMAFARSLLEEAEEDLERLGLVLDNLQIQNISDEVNYLNSIGRKQRADLMRDARIAEANTKTESALQSTENNKNTSLRKIEAQIEMARAEAERRLQNALTQREAGIAEAESEIAAEVARTQAELAVQRERRKQVEQQLQADVVAPAEAECKRAQADAKGQAASIIEDGKAQAEGIRQLAESWKAAGENAREIFLFQKLEPLLQNLVGTIPDVDVEKVTVVDPGGGSSATKLASFMEQLRQTTGIDLVNTVQSFGQNGGSNWDAQSSQDSAAIADVSSIPTGDTNEDLQREVQQQIEQITESNPYHEAVEAALERAIQNNPRLKRRLRRALQVGGEKTLKAIFSHPLVDIPTSTIRAWIETD, from the coding sequence ATGAACTTATTTTTCCTCGTCCTACTAATCCTCTTTGGGGCAAGCGGCAGCATTGTTTTGGTAATTAAAAACCTATACTACATCTGCCAACCCAGCGAAATTTTGATTTTTGCCGGTACCCGCCATTCCATCGCCGAACGCCAACGCATTGGGTATCGCTTGGTCAAAGGTGGTAGCAGCATTCGCAAACCCCTACTAGAAAAAGTCTTCCGCATGGAACTGACCAACATGATTATCGAGTTAAAGGTCACCAATGCCTATTCCAAAGGGGGCATTCCTCTAAAAGTTGACGGGGTAGCTAATATCAAAGTAGCCGGAGAAGAACCCACCATCCACAATGCCATCGAACGATTGCTGGACAAAAGTCGCGAAGAAATCGAAAAAATTGCGCAAGAAACTTTAGAAGGAAATTTGCGGGGCGTTTTGGCAAGTTTAACCCCAGAACAAGTGAACGAAGATAAGATGGCATTTGCCAGAAGCTTGTTGGAAGAAGCCGAAGAAGACTTGGAACGCCTGGGGTTAGTATTGGATAACCTGCAAATTCAGAATATTTCCGATGAAGTCAATTATTTAAATTCCATCGGACGCAAACAACGAGCAGATTTGATGCGCGATGCCCGCATTGCCGAAGCCAATACCAAGACAGAATCGGCTTTGCAGTCTACCGAGAACAACAAAAATACTTCCCTGCGCAAAATCGAAGCACAAATCGAGATGGCGCGGGCAGAAGCCGAACGCCGCTTGCAAAACGCCCTCACCCAACGGGAAGCCGGCATCGCCGAAGCGGAATCGGAAATTGCCGCCGAAGTGGCGCGAACTCAAGCAGAACTGGCGGTACAGCGAGAACGCCGCAAACAGGTGGAACAGCAGCTACAAGCAGATGTGGTTGCCCCTGCCGAAGCAGAATGCAAACGCGCCCAAGCCGATGCCAAAGGGCAAGCAGCTAGTATTATAGAAGATGGCAAAGCCCAAGCGGAGGGGATTCGCCAGTTGGCAGAATCTTGGAAAGCTGCCGGGGAAAATGCCCGGGAAATTTTTCTATTCCAGAAGTTGGAACCCCTGCTACAAAATCTGGTGGGAACCATTCCCGATGTGGATGTGGAAAAAGTCACAGTGGTCGATCCGGGAGGCGGCAGCAGTGCCACTAAGCTAGCCTCGTTTATGGAACAGTTGCGTCAGACAACGGGCATCGATTTGGTTAATACGGTGCAAAGTTTCGGTCAAAACGGGGGCAGTAACTGGGATGCCCAAAGCAGTCAAGACAGTGCTGCCATTGCCGATGTCAGCAGTATTCCCACCGGCGATACCAATGAGGATTTGCAGAGGGAAGTGCAGCAGCAAATCGAACAAATTACCGAATCGAATCCCTACCACGAAGCGGTAGAGGCGGCTTTGGAACGTGCGATTCAAAACAATCCGCGCCTAAAACGTCGCTTGCGCCGGGCATTACAAGTCGGCGGCGAGAAAACCTTAAAGGCAATTTTTTCCCATCCTTTGGTGGATATTCCTACTAGTACGATTCGCGCTTGGATCGAGACAGATTAG
- a CDS encoding GNAT family N-acetyltransferase — MIPTQWATERLYIAGAVPKDLSDLQDILEKCHYIAGWEGRLGESTAGVMERMLRDGDLPPGGRWENYFLQTVRSKTSDQPIAWLDLYFGYPTAETVWWGTLEVHPHWQRRGYGGEIEAGVVANLDRDRYRQIRVKVALKNWPAIRFWWRRGYDRIVGYHGDRVFDENCYAFLVLEKCLSG; from the coding sequence ATGATACCAACACAATGGGCAACAGAGCGATTGTATATTGCTGGTGCCGTGCCCAAGGACCTATCGGATTTACAAGATATTTTGGAAAAGTGCCACTACATTGCTGGGTGGGAAGGTCGTTTGGGGGAATCAACGGCAGGAGTCATGGAACGAATGCTGCGCGATGGGGATTTGCCGCCGGGTGGCAGGTGGGAAAATTATTTCTTGCAGACAGTGAGAAGCAAAACCAGCGACCAACCTATAGCTTGGTTGGATTTGTATTTCGGTTATCCTACGGCGGAAACTGTTTGGTGGGGAACGCTGGAAGTTCATCCCCACTGGCAAAGACGAGGATACGGTGGAGAGATTGAGGCTGGTGTGGTTGCCAATCTCGATCGCGATCGCTATCGTCAAATACGAGTGAAAGTAGCTTTGAAAAACTGGCCGGCGATTCGGTTTTGGTGGCGTCGGGGATACGACCGGATAGTTGGCTACCACGGCGATCGCGTTTTTGATGAAAATTGTTATGCTTTTTTGGTGTTGGAAAAGTGTTTGTCGGGGTGA
- a CDS encoding NAD(+) kinase gives MELNQVIIAHKAGDEESQKSAQKCARELEELGCHVLMGPSGPKDNPYPVFLASATQKIDLAVVLGGDGSALAAARQLAAEDVPILAVNVGGHLGFLTEPVDVFQDTQKVWERLASDRYAVQRRMMLQARVFEGDGHNQEPISDRFFCLNEMCVKPASVDRIPTAVLEMEVDSQVVDQYQGDGLIVSTPTGSTGYTASANGPIMHPGMDAIAVTPICPLSLSSRTIILPAGSVVSIWPLGDYETNMKLWSDGVLATSMLPGQRLDVCMANYQAKFIILRENYSYYQILHDKLQWAGARFRYQNGRKG, from the coding sequence GTGGAATTAAATCAGGTTATTATTGCCCATAAAGCAGGAGACGAGGAAAGCCAAAAGTCGGCGCAAAAGTGTGCGCGGGAACTGGAAGAGTTGGGCTGTCATGTTTTAATGGGTCCTAGTGGTCCTAAAGATAATCCCTATCCAGTTTTTTTGGCTTCGGCGACGCAAAAAATCGATTTGGCGGTGGTGTTGGGGGGAGATGGTTCGGCGTTGGCGGCTGCCCGTCAGTTGGCGGCGGAAGATGTTCCGATTTTGGCGGTGAATGTGGGGGGTCATCTGGGATTTTTGACGGAACCGGTGGATGTTTTTCAGGATACGCAAAAGGTTTGGGAACGGTTGGCGAGCGATCGCTATGCGGTTCAACGACGCATGATGCTACAAGCGAGGGTCTTTGAAGGCGATGGCCACAATCAAGAACCAATAAGCGATCGCTTTTTTTGCTTGAATGAGATGTGCGTGAAACCTGCGTCTGTCGATCGCATTCCCACGGCGGTTTTGGAAATGGAAGTAGACAGCCAGGTGGTGGACCAATATCAGGGAGATGGGTTGATTGTTTCCACACCCACTGGATCTACGGGGTATACGGCTTCGGCTAACGGACCGATTATGCATCCTGGGATGGATGCGATCGCGGTAACGCCCATTTGTCCTTTGAGTTTGTCCAGTCGAACGATTATCTTACCTGCTGGGTCTGTGGTAAGTATTTGGCCGTTGGGCGATTACGAAACCAATATGAAATTGTGGTCCGATGGGGTGTTGGCTACATCTATGTTACCAGGACAGCGACTAGATGTTTGCATGGCGAACTACCAAGCCAAGTTTATTATCCTGCGAGAAAATTATTCCTACTATCAAATCTTGCACGACAAATTGCAATGGGCAGGTGCTCGCTTTCGCTACCAAAACGGTCGCAAGGGATAG
- the nuoK gene encoding NADH-quinone oxidoreductase subunit NuoK: MELQLEYFLLIAAALFCIGIYGLITSRNAVRVLMSIELLLNSVNLNLMAFSNFIDPEGIKGQVFTVFVITVAAAEAAVGLAIVLAIYRSRNTIDMEQFNLLKW, from the coding sequence ATGGAACTGCAACTGGAATATTTCTTGCTGATTGCTGCGGCTTTATTTTGCATTGGTATTTACGGTCTGATTACCAGCCGCAATGCTGTTCGGGTGTTGATGTCCATCGAACTTTTGTTGAATTCTGTAAATTTAAATTTGATGGCGTTTTCCAATTTTATTGACCCCGAGGGCATTAAAGGTCAGGTGTTTACGGTTTTCGTGATTACGGTGGCTGCCGCCGAAGCGGCTGTGGGGTTGGCGATTGTCTTGGCGATTTATCGCAGCCGCAATACCATTGATATGGAGCAGTTTAATCTGTTGAAGTGGTAA
- a CDS encoding NADH-quinone oxidoreductase subunit J, protein MTIAEGVQLVAFALLTFMIIGSAIGVVLLENIVYSGFLLGGVLVSMAGMYLLLNADFVAAAQLLVYVGAVNVLIIYAIMLVNKRESFPPLTRGWIRPVSTAAVSLGLFALLATTILSTPWTISSAPVAVNSAVTIGKHFFSDFLLPFELASVLLLIAMVGAIIIARRDFIPEQKPAAGETDVYTLPERPRELVGSAAESTPTQE, encoded by the coding sequence GTGACTATAGCCGAAGGGGTTCAACTGGTTGCTTTTGCCCTGCTAACTTTCATGATTATCGGTTCGGCCATTGGTGTGGTCTTGCTGGAGAATATTGTCTATTCCGGCTTTTTGCTAGGTGGCGTTTTGGTCAGCATGGCGGGGATGTACCTGTTGCTGAATGCTGATTTTGTGGCTGCTGCTCAATTGTTGGTGTATGTGGGGGCAGTCAACGTTTTGATTATTTACGCCATTATGCTGGTAAACAAGCGGGAAAGTTTTCCGCCGCTGACCCGGGGATGGATTCGTCCTGTTTCCACGGCGGCGGTCAGTTTGGGCTTGTTTGCTCTGCTGGCGACTACGATTCTATCCACTCCTTGGACCATTTCCAGTGCCCCGGTGGCGGTTAATTCTGCAGTGACCATTGGTAAGCATTTCTTTAGCGATTTCTTGCTGCCTTTTGAATTGGCTTCCGTGTTACTGTTAATTGCTATGGTGGGGGCGATTATTATTGCCCGTCGTGATTTTATTCCCGAACAAAAACCGGCTGCAGGGGAAACCGATGTGTACACATTGCCGGAACGGCCGCGGGAGTTGGTAGGCAGTGCTGCTGAAAGTACGCCGACTCAGGAATAG
- the ndhI gene encoding NAD(P)H-quinone oxidoreductase subunit I translates to MLKFLKQVGDYTKGAFQSAKYIGQGLSVTFDHMGRRSVSVQYPYEKVIPSERYRGRIHFEFDKCISCEVCVRVCPINLPVVDWEFNRETKKKKLLHYSIDFGVCIFCGNCVEYCPTNCLSMTEEYELAAYDRHELNYDSVALGRLPYKVTDDPMVTPIKELAYLPKGETDGHNVSLEKPRAGSRPEYILEQMEQQEEETSASSDSSNETN, encoded by the coding sequence ATGCTAAAGTTCCTCAAACAAGTTGGCGACTACACCAAAGGCGCTTTTCAGTCTGCCAAATACATCGGTCAAGGTTTGTCGGTAACCTTCGACCACATGGGAAGGCGTTCGGTAAGCGTACAATATCCCTATGAAAAGGTGATTCCTTCCGAACGCTATCGGGGACGCATTCACTTTGAATTTGACAAATGCATTTCTTGCGAAGTTTGCGTCCGCGTTTGTCCGATTAACTTGCCGGTAGTTGACTGGGAGTTCAATCGGGAAACCAAGAAAAAGAAACTGCTACACTACAGCATCGACTTCGGCGTTTGCATTTTCTGCGGCAACTGCGTGGAATACTGCCCCACCAATTGCCTTTCCATGACCGAAGAATACGAACTGGCAGCTTACGATCGCCACGAACTGAACTACGATAGCGTGGCTTTGGGTCGCCTGCCTTACAAGGTAACCGATGACCCCATGGTAACGCCGATCAAAGAATTGGCTTACCTACCCAAAGGGGAAACAGACGGACACAACGTCTCTTTGGAAAAACCCAGAGCTGGTTCCCGTCCAGAATATATTCTGGAACAAATGGAACAGCAAGAAGAGGAAACCTCTGCAAGTTCCGATTCTAGCAACGAAACGAACTAA